The Nitrospira sp. KM1 genome includes a window with the following:
- a CDS encoding response regulator, translated as MNTPLHTNDALLGRNDNVPADSASSRRRILVIDHHVDISRLLCDRLEAIGFDAVAEDSGLSGLLRLGHEQASTPFHGVLVELQMPTLGGLAVLQEMCERFPHVPVIVMSDSAHVGKLRVAMNAGAKEYLVKPFDFELLRRKCLNVFQGRHHDMTRTNE; from the coding sequence ATGAATACACCTTTGCATACCAATGACGCTCTGTTGGGCCGGAATGACAATGTACCGGCAGACTCCGCCTCCTCACGACGCCGTATTCTAGTTATCGATCACCATGTTGACATCAGCCGGCTCTTGTGTGATCGCTTGGAGGCGATCGGCTTCGACGCGGTTGCCGAAGATAGCGGTCTATCCGGCTTGCTACGACTGGGACACGAGCAAGCCAGTACACCGTTCCACGGCGTGCTCGTCGAGCTGCAGATGCCGACTCTTGGTGGACTGGCCGTGCTGCAGGAGATGTGCGAGCGGTTTCCGCATGTACCGGTGATCGTCATGTCCGACTCGGCTCATGTCGGGAAACTCCGCGTTGCTATGAACGCGGGGGCAAAAGAATATCTCGTCAAACCATTCGATTTTGAGTTATTGCGCAGGAAGTGTCTCAACGTGTTTCAGGGCCGTCACCACGACATGACCCGGACGAATGAATAA
- a CDS encoding response regulator transcription factor translates to MSRLRVLLADDHSSIRMMLQSLLEPEYDVVASAANGRAAIEAAQALRPDIVLTDIDIPVVNGIEAAREIHRSLPECRLIFYSSYSEPEIMSKAFAAGASGYLIKGSSHSLLSSIRAVVQHVWCNQDHQSCPIDRTALDTSMA, encoded by the coding sequence ATGTCCAGACTCCGCGTATTATTGGCCGACGACCATTCATCAATTCGCATGATGCTTCAGTCCCTACTGGAACCCGAATACGATGTCGTGGCCAGCGCGGCGAATGGGCGGGCCGCCATCGAAGCTGCCCAAGCCCTGCGCCCTGATATCGTCCTGACGGATATCGACATACCTGTCGTCAATGGCATCGAAGCCGCAAGAGAGATTCACCGCTCCCTGCCTGAATGCCGGCTCATTTTCTATAGCTCCTATAGCGAACCTGAGATCATGTCCAAGGCCTTCGCAGCGGGAGCATCTGGATATTTAATCAAAGGATCCTCGCATTCCTTGCTCTCCTCGATACGTGCCGTCGTCCAGCATGTCTGGTGTAACCAGGACCATCAATCATGTCCGATTGATCGGACGGCTTTGGACACCTCGATGGCCTGA
- a CDS encoding response regulator transcription factor codes for MKKPKILLADDHTLVLEGFQKLLEDHAELVGTAEDGRSLVEMAGRTQPDLILLDISMPKLNGIDAARRLKKLLPDVKIIFVTMHADAAYINEAFKAGANGYLLKRSAAKELVQAIQSVVSGNYYVTPLITKDVIASLLSPGRPQVHAADDLTARQREILQLVAEGFSAKEIASQLKVSHRTVEFHKAKIMELLDLHTTADLVKYAIANGLITT; via the coding sequence ATGAAGAAACCGAAAATTCTCTTAGCCGATGACCACACCCTCGTTCTAGAGGGATTTCAGAAGTTGCTGGAGGACCATGCCGAATTGGTCGGCACGGCGGAAGACGGCCGTAGCCTGGTCGAGATGGCCGGCCGCACCCAGCCGGACTTGATTCTTCTGGATATCTCGATGCCCAAACTCAACGGTATCGATGCTGCCAGACGGCTCAAGAAGCTCCTTCCGGATGTCAAAATCATTTTCGTCACCATGCATGCCGACGCCGCCTATATCAACGAAGCCTTCAAAGCCGGGGCCAATGGGTATCTGCTCAAGCGTTCGGCAGCCAAAGAGCTCGTTCAGGCGATTCAATCAGTGGTGAGCGGCAACTATTACGTCACCCCCTTGATCACAAAAGACGTCATCGCCTCGCTGCTGTCGCCCGGACGGCCTCAGGTACATGCGGCCGATGATCTGACCGCCCGGCAGCGTGAAATTCTTCAATTGGTGGCCGAGGGATTCTCGGCTAAAGAAATCGCCAGCCAACTCAAAGTGTCACATCGGACCGTGGAGTTTCATAAAGCCAAAATCATGGAGCTCCTCGACCTCCACACGACGGCCGATCTCGTCAAATATGCGATCGCGAACGGCCTCATTACGACTTGA
- a CDS encoding PAS domain-containing sensor histidine kinase: MLLSDKEWLRGGLMVLLFGALFALDTHTPLGFANHFLYTGVILIATGSRFLWMPSATAAIGTVLTITATFYGHLIPGTPIWIPLGNRAFTIIVLWILAWFAYKRRQAELALQKVNEGLEEKIAERTHQLAKVNEALVSEVTERMHTEQAYRVSQGRLAGILDIAEDAIIVMAEDRSISLFNQGAARLFGYEAHEILGHRIDILLPAYARLDSVDRSQGLPAARRAAEPFKVSGRHKDGSEFPAEASISRLCIDAQTTCTIILRDITERLRTEQQLKSFTSQLISAQEEERRRISRDLHDDINQRLALLAIEIGNLDNQIPLPAAEVQKAFQSLAQRIAVISDDVRRIAYQFHPSILDDLGLSAALRQLTDQFSSRTGIKTIVVQEDLPSSFPLHIASCLYRIAQESLANIAKHARASRVEVELTCDSREVTLFIRDSGVGFDMEQVEAGLGLVNMRERVRSVHGRLDIHSIPKRGTHVSVLIPLPNTRHEETENSLSR, encoded by the coding sequence ATGCTCCTGTCGGACAAAGAATGGCTGCGCGGCGGCCTGATGGTGCTGCTGTTCGGGGCATTGTTCGCCCTGGATACACATACGCCTCTTGGGTTCGCCAACCATTTTCTCTACACAGGCGTCATCCTGATCGCGACTGGGTCGCGTTTCCTCTGGATGCCCTCCGCGACGGCAGCCATCGGCACAGTCCTCACCATTACAGCAACCTTCTACGGCCATCTCATTCCCGGAACGCCTATCTGGATCCCATTGGGAAATCGCGCCTTCACGATCATCGTTCTGTGGATCCTCGCCTGGTTTGCATACAAACGGCGTCAGGCGGAACTGGCCCTGCAGAAGGTCAATGAGGGGTTGGAGGAAAAGATTGCCGAACGAACCCACCAACTGGCAAAGGTAAACGAGGCTCTGGTCTCAGAAGTCACAGAACGGATGCACACGGAACAGGCGTACCGGGTGTCTCAAGGCCGTCTTGCCGGCATCCTGGATATCGCCGAAGATGCGATTATCGTCATGGCGGAAGACCGGTCCATCTCGCTTTTCAATCAGGGAGCCGCCAGATTGTTTGGCTATGAGGCTCACGAGATTCTCGGACATCGGATCGATATCCTATTGCCGGCTTACGCGCGCCTCGACTCCGTCGACCGAAGTCAAGGATTACCGGCGGCACGACGGGCGGCCGAACCGTTCAAGGTATCTGGACGTCACAAGGACGGGAGCGAATTTCCAGCAGAGGCCAGCATCTCGCGTTTGTGCATCGATGCACAAACGACTTGCACGATTATTCTTCGCGATATCACGGAACGGCTGAGGACCGAACAACAATTGAAGTCGTTTACGAGTCAACTGATCTCGGCCCAGGAGGAAGAACGACGCCGCATTTCGCGCGATCTGCATGACGATATCAACCAACGGCTGGCTCTCCTGGCCATTGAAATCGGCAATCTGGACAATCAAATTCCTCTGCCGGCTGCCGAGGTCCAAAAAGCGTTTCAATCGCTCGCCCAGCGGATCGCCGTCATTTCAGATGATGTGCGACGCATTGCCTATCAGTTCCACCCGTCCATTCTTGACGACCTGGGTTTGAGCGCGGCATTGCGTCAATTGACGGATCAGTTCTCGTCAAGAACGGGAATCAAGACGATCGTCGTGCAGGAGGACTTGCCATCGTCCTTTCCCCTGCATATCGCCTCGTGCCTCTACCGTATCGCACAAGAGAGTTTGGCGAACATCGCCAAACACGCCCGCGCATCACGCGTCGAGGTTGAATTGACCTGTGACTCACGCGAGGTTACCCTGTTCATCAGGGACAGCGGTGTCGGGTTCGATATGGAACAAGTGGAGGCCGGTCTGGGTCTGGTCAACATGAGAGAACGGGTGCGTTCGGTCCACGGACGCCTGGATATCCACTCTATACCGAAGCGGGGAACACATGTGTCTGTCCTGATCCCGCTTCCGAATACACGACATGAAGAAACCGAAAATTCTCTTAGCCGATGA
- a CDS encoding DUF2934 domain-containing protein: protein MKKQGQARKRADRSKPSNDLPRNENDADTSQQVAIRAYELYLTRGCEDGHDVEDWLKAEVLIRDGTIR from the coding sequence ATGAAGAAGCAGGGGCAGGCTCGAAAACGAGCCGACCGCAGCAAGCCCAGTAATGACCTTCCACGCAATGAGAATGACGCAGACACCTCGCAACAAGTGGCAATTCGAGCGTACGAACTGTACCTTACACGAGGCTGTGAAGACGGCCACGATGTCGAGGACTGGTTGAAAGCGGAGGTCCTGATACGAGATGGAACAATCCGCTGA
- a CDS encoding prohibitin family protein: MERTDRFLLAVAAVSILLITGCAGTSVQPGQRGLFWHPFGDGLSAQPLKDGFYWRAPWNSIYLYDIRWQSYTETVDALSSDDLLVQLRTAIIMRPAPAEIYFLAQEVGQDFYPRVVKPELLAAVRSVVSGYPMVHVPEKSAEIASKVQAVVVEKLKGRHLEIASVALADIELAKVVLEAVERKQAKEQEKEQKEFELVIAEKDAEIARRRARGEGDAIHIRSEGEAEGLRIRASGQAKAQETIAQTLTENYLRFKLYDSQNAKFVLLPDKLNVPILINPGSEISQRPMTTESGGR, translated from the coding sequence ATGGAACGCACCGACCGCTTTCTTCTTGCCGTCGCCGCCGTTTCTATCTTGCTTATCACGGGTTGTGCAGGAACCAGCGTCCAACCCGGACAGCGTGGACTGTTCTGGCATCCCTTCGGTGACGGACTTTCCGCGCAGCCGTTGAAGGACGGGTTCTATTGGAGAGCACCCTGGAACTCGATCTATCTGTACGACATCCGATGGCAGAGCTATACGGAGACCGTCGATGCTTTGAGCTCCGATGATCTGCTCGTGCAACTCAGAACCGCCATCATCATGCGGCCGGCCCCCGCAGAAATCTATTTTCTTGCGCAGGAGGTCGGCCAAGACTTTTATCCGCGGGTCGTCAAACCCGAATTGCTGGCGGCCGTCCGGAGCGTCGTATCCGGCTATCCGATGGTGCACGTCCCGGAAAAAAGTGCCGAGATTGCAAGCAAAGTTCAGGCGGTCGTCGTGGAAAAACTCAAAGGGCGCCATCTCGAAATCGCCAGCGTGGCATTGGCTGATATCGAGCTTGCGAAAGTCGTACTGGAGGCAGTCGAACGGAAGCAGGCGAAGGAGCAGGAGAAAGAGCAGAAGGAATTTGAGCTGGTCATTGCAGAGAAAGACGCCGAGATCGCGAGACGTCGAGCGCGAGGAGAAGGCGATGCGATTCACATTCGCTCGGAAGGAGAGGCGGAGGGCCTGCGCATTCGCGCCAGCGGCCAAGCAAAAGCCCAGGAAACTATTGCCCAAACGCTGACGGAGAACTATCTGCGGTTCAAGTTGTACGACAGTCAGAATGCCAAATTCGTCCTGCTGCCGGACAAATTGAACGTGCCGATTCTCATCAATCCCGGGTCGGAGATATCACAACGACCGATGACAACAGAGTCTGGAGGCCGATAA
- a CDS encoding efflux RND transporter permease subunit — protein MVRASLKNPYAVIAISLIVIIVGIVSYQKMVVDIFPEINMPVVAVATFYKGMGPSEVEGAITLRLEQAFLQASYIDHIESRSLPGVSLIKIYFHSSYDVNAGLAEITSLTYANLRYLPQGIFPPIIIKFGAASLPIAVQTTSSESMTEKEVRDLAYFNVRPQLGNVPGVAFPTTFGGTVRQVTVFLDPQRMLARGVSTHEIVQSVNLQSVLLPAGDVKIGDFDYNVYTNSMIKVVDQMNDIPIRVVNGVPVFLRDVGKAVDSTMIQTNVVRINGNRAVYLPIMKQAGANTIAVIDGIKDVLPKLIGIPKDLTVKLLFDQSLYIRQSIHTLEHEGLLGGGLACLMVLLFLGSLRSTLIVAMAIPLSVTAAFIGLYFTGHSINIMTLGGLALAVGRLVDDAIVVVENFHRHLDMGKSAGQAAGDAVSEVALPMLIITVTVFLVFLPIAFFTGVIKFLFVPLALAVAYAMMASYVVALTVAPVSMAALIQGHAHPQRDVRFRRGGLSGWWDRLNLFDPFVERYVRLLRWCLMHKAAVILGVALIFVGSLFMAPLMATEFFPKVDAGSFILNVSAPEGTRIEKTEAIVAQVEEIIRQEIPASDLDQIVSNVGLPQGWMVLYTPVNGPHQAFILVNMTRDHAVHTEHVVLKVRERLRRDLPGLKYSFQTGGIVSDVINFGLPAPVDIKVSGPRMSELSATAGKIRDIVAEIPGTADAQVRQGMDYPEIHLDVNRAKASYLGLNEHQIVTDLVTGLSSNVTLNPGYWIDPRTNNAYFVVTQFPEQILMTFEDFLNMPLVGSHVEQPMAVSIGGAGLRGSSLVMSQTPFPVQARLPGVQPNGGSPVILRDLVDVTRKSGPETVDHFNLQRTMDVLVSIPGNDLGRVASQIEAAVAKLELPKDVILTFKGEVDSMRAALSGFAGTLPLAMLLIYLIMVGLFRSWLDPFVVMFAVPLGFIGVIWMLLLTHTSVNVESLIGTLMMIGIVVSNSILLVDFANGKLREGMPLEDAVVEAGRLRIRPILMTSLATVIGLAPMALGIGEGSESNMPLARAVIGGLTVSTCMTLFFVPVLHALARRRSVAAIAGHRPDER, from the coding sequence ATGGTTCGCGCGTCGCTGAAGAATCCCTATGCGGTGATCGCGATCAGCCTGATCGTCATCATCGTCGGGATCGTGTCCTACCAGAAGATGGTCGTGGACATCTTCCCGGAAATCAACATGCCCGTCGTGGCTGTAGCCACGTTTTACAAAGGCATGGGCCCGTCGGAGGTCGAAGGCGCGATCACCCTGCGACTGGAACAGGCCTTTCTCCAGGCCTCGTACATCGATCACATCGAGTCGCGGTCCCTGCCCGGTGTCAGCCTGATCAAGATCTATTTCCACTCTTCTTACGATGTGAATGCCGGGTTGGCCGAGATCACCAGTTTGACCTATGCCAATCTTCGTTATCTGCCGCAGGGCATCTTCCCGCCAATCATCATCAAGTTCGGCGCCGCCAGCCTGCCGATCGCCGTCCAAACCACGAGCAGCGAGTCGATGACGGAAAAAGAAGTGCGGGATCTCGCCTACTTCAACGTGCGGCCTCAACTCGGCAATGTGCCGGGGGTGGCATTTCCGACCACCTTCGGCGGAACCGTCCGGCAGGTGACGGTCTTTCTCGATCCCCAGCGCATGCTGGCCCGCGGTGTGTCTACCCATGAAATCGTCCAGTCGGTCAACCTGCAGAGCGTGCTGCTTCCGGCCGGTGATGTGAAGATCGGTGACTTTGATTACAACGTCTACACGAACAGCATGATCAAGGTCGTCGATCAGATGAACGACATCCCCATTAGAGTCGTGAATGGCGTGCCGGTGTTCCTGCGGGACGTGGGCAAGGCCGTCGACTCGACGATGATTCAAACGAACGTCGTACGGATCAATGGCAACCGCGCGGTCTATCTTCCGATCATGAAGCAGGCCGGCGCCAACACGATCGCGGTGATCGATGGTATCAAGGATGTACTTCCCAAGTTGATCGGCATCCCCAAGGATCTGACCGTCAAACTATTGTTCGATCAATCGCTCTATATACGCCAATCGATTCATACGCTGGAGCACGAAGGGTTGCTCGGCGGAGGATTGGCCTGCCTGATGGTGTTGTTATTCCTGGGTAGCTTACGTTCGACGTTGATCGTGGCAATGGCCATACCATTGTCCGTCACGGCGGCATTCATCGGCCTGTATTTCACCGGCCATTCGATCAATATCATGACCCTGGGAGGGCTGGCCTTGGCGGTCGGACGGCTCGTCGATGACGCCATCGTCGTCGTTGAAAACTTCCATCGTCATCTGGACATGGGAAAATCTGCTGGACAGGCTGCGGGGGATGCCGTCAGCGAAGTGGCGCTGCCCATGCTCATCATTACCGTCACCGTGTTTTTGGTGTTCCTGCCGATCGCCTTTTTCACCGGCGTGATCAAATTCCTGTTTGTTCCGCTGGCCCTCGCCGTCGCCTATGCCATGATGGCCTCGTACGTCGTCGCGCTCACGGTCGCGCCGGTCTCGATGGCCGCGCTCATTCAAGGGCATGCGCATCCTCAACGTGATGTGAGGTTCCGGCGGGGAGGCCTGAGCGGCTGGTGGGATCGTCTCAACCTCTTCGATCCGTTTGTGGAGCGGTACGTTCGACTTCTTCGATGGTGCCTGATGCACAAAGCCGCCGTCATTCTCGGTGTGGCCCTTATTTTCGTCGGATCGCTGTTCATGGCGCCCCTGATGGCGACAGAGTTTTTCCCCAAAGTCGATGCCGGATCGTTCATTCTCAACGTCTCGGCTCCGGAAGGCACGCGCATTGAAAAGACCGAGGCGATCGTTGCACAAGTCGAAGAGATCATTCGCCAAGAGATTCCCGCTTCGGATCTGGATCAGATCGTCTCGAACGTCGGACTTCCCCAGGGGTGGATGGTGCTCTATACGCCGGTCAACGGCCCCCATCAGGCGTTCATTCTCGTCAACATGACCCGCGATCATGCCGTGCATACGGAACATGTGGTGCTGAAGGTCCGCGAGCGGCTGCGCCGGGATCTGCCAGGGCTCAAATATTCGTTCCAGACCGGAGGAATAGTCAGCGACGTCATCAACTTCGGCTTGCCGGCTCCGGTGGATATCAAGGTGAGCGGTCCCAGGATGTCGGAATTGTCCGCGACGGCTGGGAAAATCCGCGACATCGTGGCGGAGATACCCGGCACGGCCGACGCGCAGGTTCGTCAAGGCATGGACTATCCTGAAATCCATCTGGATGTGAATCGAGCCAAGGCCTCCTACCTCGGGCTCAACGAGCACCAGATCGTGACCGATCTGGTGACAGGCCTGTCTTCGAACGTCACGCTGAACCCGGGATATTGGATCGACCCGCGGACCAACAACGCCTATTTCGTCGTCACGCAGTTTCCCGAGCAGATCCTCATGACTTTCGAGGATTTTCTCAACATGCCGCTTGTCGGCAGCCATGTGGAGCAGCCAATGGCCGTCAGTATTGGAGGCGCGGGATTGAGAGGAAGTTCGCTGGTGATGTCGCAGACACCTTTCCCGGTTCAGGCCAGGTTGCCGGGCGTTCAGCCGAATGGTGGCAGCCCGGTCATCTTGCGGGATCTGGTCGACGTGACGAGAAAATCGGGACCTGAAACCGTAGACCATTTCAATCTGCAACGGACCATGGACGTGCTCGTCAGCATTCCGGGAAACGATCTGGGCCGGGTCGCCTCGCAGATCGAAGCGGCGGTCGCCAAGCTGGAGCTTCCCAAGGATGTCATCTTGACCTTCAAGGGAGAGGTGGACAGCATGAGGGCGGCACTGTCAGGATTTGCGGGGACCCTCCCGCTGGCCATGCTATTGATCTATCTGATCATGGTCGGCCTGTTCCGGTCATGGCTCGATCCGTTCGTCGTGATGTTTGCGGTCCCCCTGGGATTCATCGGAGTGATCTGGATGCTGTTGCTGACGCATACTTCCGTCAACGTCGAATCGTTGATCGGGACGCTGATGATGATCGGCATCGTGGTGTCCAACAGCATTTTGCTGGTTGATTTTGCGAATGGAAAGCTCAGGGAAGGCATGCCGCTTGAAGATGCCGTGGTGGAAGCGGGACGGTTACGCATCAGGCCGATATTGATGACGTCGCTCGCCACCGTCATCGGTCTGGCGCCGATGGCACTAGGGATTGGTGAGGGGAGTGAAAGCAACATGCCATTGGCACGAGCCGTGATCGGAGGGTTGACCGTCTCGACGTGTATGACGCTGTTTTTCGTTCCTGTGTTACATGCCCTCGCACGCAGGAGATCGGTCGCTGCAATTGCCGGACATCGCCCTGATGAGCGGTGA
- a CDS encoding efflux RND transporter periplasmic adaptor subunit, with the protein MTLSSRLKVLLSVAAGLFVLAVVFMLLQGQEQSGSTPGAKSDLHQVQTMKVQVRDIDQTLTLPANISPWYQATLYGKVSGYVKWIGVDKGDVVKQGQLLATMDAPEIEDQFEQAEADYTIKKVTYERYLGVWQENHDIIAKQDVDVAKAAAESAKHLRDSRRTLLGYTKVYAPFSGVITARFADPGALIQAATGSSTGAVPLFTIMDMEKVRIYVNVPQEAAYFAKPGLAVTLVSRELPGREVAASITRTTEALDPATRTLLVEIDVPNTDRRFQPGMFINASLHLQRHPQTLAVSPGAIVPDKTGQRKSVFVVEGGTAKLRQIKTGIDDGIWMEVLEGLSGDEEVVVVGKGDLADGRAVHASPYNLPAGTPAKQKL; encoded by the coding sequence ATGACGCTTTCGTCCAGACTCAAAGTGCTCCTGTCCGTGGCCGCAGGATTATTCGTCCTAGCCGTGGTGTTCATGCTCCTCCAGGGCCAGGAGCAAAGTGGATCCACCCCCGGCGCAAAGTCGGATCTCCATCAAGTCCAGACCATGAAAGTTCAGGTGCGGGACATCGATCAAACCTTGACGCTGCCGGCCAACATTTCGCCGTGGTATCAAGCCACGCTATACGGAAAGGTTTCAGGATATGTGAAATGGATCGGTGTAGATAAAGGAGACGTGGTCAAGCAGGGCCAGTTGCTCGCGACCATGGATGCGCCGGAAATCGAGGATCAGTTCGAACAGGCGGAAGCGGACTATACGATCAAAAAAGTGACCTATGAGCGGTATCTCGGAGTCTGGCAGGAAAATCACGACATTATCGCCAAACAGGACGTGGACGTCGCCAAGGCCGCGGCCGAGTCGGCCAAGCACTTGCGGGACAGTCGGCGGACGTTGCTGGGGTACACGAAAGTCTATGCGCCGTTCAGCGGTGTCATCACTGCACGATTTGCCGATCCGGGCGCGTTGATTCAGGCCGCGACCGGTTCATCGACCGGAGCCGTACCACTATTCACCATCATGGACATGGAAAAAGTGCGGATCTATGTGAACGTTCCCCAGGAGGCTGCGTATTTTGCAAAACCGGGACTCGCAGTGACGCTGGTGTCCAGGGAACTTCCCGGCAGGGAAGTGGCTGCGTCCATTACCCGCACCACCGAAGCCCTGGATCCGGCGACCAGGACCTTGCTCGTCGAGATCGATGTTCCGAACACAGACCGACGCTTTCAGCCCGGCATGTTCATCAATGCCTCGCTCCATCTCCAACGCCATCCGCAGACGCTGGCTGTTTCTCCGGGCGCCATTGTCCCGGATAAAACCGGCCAGCGGAAATCGGTGTTTGTGGTCGAAGGCGGGACGGCCAAGCTGCGACAGATCAAGACCGGGATTGATGACGGGATATGGATGGAAGTCTTGGAAGGTCTGTCCGGAGATGAAGAGGTCGTTGTCGTTGGAAAAGGCGATCTTGCGGATGGACGGGCGGTGCATGCATCTCCGTACAATCTTCCGGCCGGGACACCGGCCAAACAGAAACTCTAA
- a CDS encoding TolC family protein, with product MPPASRLIRRFFCSLPVVMLTLCAGSYVYAESGPVAPSVERKPSAIANAQTGPSMTMDEAIRIGIRNHPLIERARQSLLIAKALTRLREGERYPWLDASVAGAAGAMRIVGSDGQILHDAGGHGFNPGGGLPHHNQNMVSGGLLLNQLITNFGYTAHRILAAEATEAAGEKEIQTHKAFVILNVQKAYLDCLLQHNLVSIAAETLKRRLVVRDQIEALYRRQLKSKLDLDLLLVEVSSAELSLIRARNEYQRAFASLLNAMGTDRTDRFELKPVAIVVTPPPPIEALVVLGLNDRPELLGNRDRISASRELLQAVKSQHFGSLSAVGSIGMTQYGTVHDDGIPPDGGAPFWGFGATMQLPLFTGFRIQSQAKEADHRKGETEEELNMLANDIVLQIVRASLTNTTNAEQIALEEERVALASSALQLAQERYRLGLSPIVEVVRATEMLFESESRLAEARYIYKTSESLIAYATGQDYKRY from the coding sequence ATGCCGCCCGCTTCGCGCTTGATTCGCCGTTTCTTTTGCTCCCTCCCTGTCGTCATGCTCACGCTCTGCGCGGGTTCGTACGTCTACGCAGAGTCCGGGCCGGTGGCCCCTTCGGTTGAGCGCAAGCCGTCCGCCATCGCGAATGCACAGACCGGACCATCGATGACGATGGATGAAGCGATTCGGATCGGGATCCGGAATCATCCGCTCATCGAACGTGCCCGGCAGAGCCTGTTGATCGCCAAGGCGCTGACACGCCTGCGGGAGGGAGAGCGCTATCCCTGGTTGGATGCGTCAGTGGCCGGCGCCGCCGGTGCCATGCGTATCGTCGGTTCCGACGGACAAATCCTACATGACGCGGGCGGCCATGGATTCAATCCGGGCGGAGGGTTGCCGCATCACAATCAAAATATGGTGAGCGGCGGGCTGCTGCTCAACCAATTGATCACCAATTTCGGCTATACCGCGCACAGAATCCTTGCAGCCGAAGCGACCGAGGCGGCAGGGGAAAAGGAGATCCAGACCCACAAAGCCTTCGTCATCCTGAACGTGCAAAAAGCGTATTTGGATTGTCTGCTTCAGCACAATCTGGTGTCGATTGCCGCCGAGACGCTCAAACGCCGATTGGTGGTTCGAGACCAGATCGAGGCGCTGTACCGGCGCCAACTGAAGTCCAAGCTCGACTTGGATCTCTTGCTGGTGGAGGTCTCAAGTGCCGAATTGTCACTGATCAGGGCACGCAATGAATATCAACGAGCGTTTGCATCGTTGCTGAATGCCATGGGAACGGATCGTACCGACCGATTCGAATTGAAACCTGTTGCCATCGTCGTGACGCCGCCTCCTCCGATCGAGGCATTAGTGGTTCTGGGCCTCAATGACCGGCCGGAATTGCTGGGTAACCGGGATCGGATTTCCGCAAGTCGGGAACTGTTACAGGCGGTCAAGTCTCAGCATTTCGGGTCGCTGTCGGCCGTGGGATCCATCGGGATGACCCAGTACGGAACCGTGCACGACGATGGAATCCCTCCTGACGGAGGTGCTCCATTTTGGGGTTTCGGCGCGACGATGCAACTTCCTCTCTTCACTGGATTCCGAATCCAAAGTCAGGCCAAGGAAGCCGATCATCGGAAAGGTGAAACGGAAGAAGAATTGAACATGCTGGCGAACGATATCGTGCTTCAGATCGTCCGTGCGTCACTCACGAATACCACGAATGCCGAACAAATTGCGCTTGAAGAGGAGCGCGTCGCACTGGCCAGCAGCGCGTTGCAGCTGGCCCAGGAACGATACCGGCTCGGGTTGAGCCCCATCGTCGAGGTGGTGAGGGCGACCGAGATGCTGTTTGAATCGGAGTCCAGATTGGCCGAAGCGCGGTACATCTATAAAACCAGCGAATCACTGATCGCGTATGCTACAGGGCAAGATTACAAGCGGTATTAG